Proteins from a genomic interval of Undibacterium parvum:
- a CDS encoding YHS domain-containing (seleno)protein: protein MKFSLAKRSTLIKAFSTVLLVIAGGSAFAVAPIFSTEEGAIRGYDPVAYFKQNKPVKGRKDLSTTWQGAQWHFSSQANLDAFKADPEKYAPQYGGYCAYGVAQGYTPEIDPSAYKVLNGKLYLNLSPVVLKKWKKDIPGYVKDADKNWPELKAGTYVEK from the coding sequence ATGAAATTTTCTCTCGCCAAACGCAGCACCTTGATCAAAGCGTTCAGCACTGTATTGCTGGTCATAGCAGGCGGCAGCGCTTTTGCCGTCGCCCCGATATTTTCAACGGAAGAAGGCGCGATCCGCGGCTACGACCCGGTTGCCTACTTCAAGCAAAACAAACCCGTCAAAGGTCGCAAGGATTTAAGCACAACCTGGCAAGGTGCGCAATGGCACTTCAGCAGCCAGGCCAACCTGGATGCCTTCAAAGCCGACCCCGAGAAATATGCACCGCAATACGGCGGCTACTGCGCCTACGGTGTGGCGCAAGGCTATACGCCAGAAATCGATCCGTCGGCTTACAAGGTATTAAACGGCAAGCTGTATCTTAATCTGAGCCCGGTCGTGCTGAAAAAATGGAAGAAAGATATTCCCGGCTACGTCAAAGATGCCGACAAGAATTGGCCCGAGCTCAAGGCTGGCACTTACGTCGAAAAGTAG
- a CDS encoding DUF2325 domain-containing protein, with protein MCEKNPRTDTTQEQQQAVQHAPQREHSSEAHAGSRRRRIWELPYHALCPVIGVCIPIAVLRRLIGKALGGAAIADDYEIHCGAIAECKQRSAITDCLQQELDRRYAIALRRVAKIKNSVDLQQCWTLAQHGNDVAGALWACLTHARCDHDLEERILSEIHMLQHQIGSAERISAQRFLQMQAELEALGKSLLSQRERSSKIIAAKSASIELLQTDQWQMRATLIGKNTLIASLQDQYKELQQGMPDLRARQEQAHYIELQMARNHELERHIVSLQEQLRQQARLPVSNDRAEKSATLEIDEPVKLQHQSILCVGGRPHIVPMYRQLIEGSGANFLHHDGGDEDNAALLSTSLVAADLVICQTGCVSHAAYWRVKDHCKRTGKLCVFVDKPSVSSMARCLKQLQIDSQAEMAATLASKER; from the coding sequence ATGTGCGAAAAAAACCCGCGTACTGATACCACTCAAGAGCAGCAGCAAGCTGTTCAGCATGCACCACAGCGTGAGCACTCCTCAGAGGCACATGCGGGTTCGCGTCGGCGCCGCATTTGGGAATTGCCTTACCACGCACTCTGCCCTGTCATTGGTGTTTGCATACCGATTGCGGTTTTACGTCGCTTGATCGGCAAAGCACTTGGCGGGGCAGCAATCGCAGACGACTATGAAATTCATTGTGGTGCCATCGCAGAATGTAAGCAGCGCAGCGCGATCACTGATTGTCTGCAACAAGAATTGGACAGACGTTATGCAATTGCGCTGCGCCGTGTCGCCAAGATCAAGAACAGTGTCGACTTACAACAATGCTGGACTCTAGCCCAACATGGCAACGATGTGGCAGGTGCCTTATGGGCTTGTTTAACACATGCCCGTTGCGATCACGATTTGGAAGAGCGGATCTTGAGCGAAATTCATATGTTGCAGCATCAAATTGGCAGCGCCGAGCGCATCAGCGCCCAGCGTTTTCTCCAAATGCAAGCCGAGTTAGAAGCGCTAGGAAAATCACTGCTCAGCCAACGAGAGCGCAGCAGCAAAATCATCGCGGCCAAAAGCGCCAGCATAGAACTTCTGCAGACCGATCAATGGCAAATGCGTGCCACTTTGATAGGGAAAAATACACTGATCGCCAGCCTGCAGGATCAGTATAAAGAGCTACAACAGGGCATGCCAGATCTGCGGGCACGACAAGAGCAGGCCCACTATATAGAGCTGCAAATGGCGCGTAACCACGAACTCGAGCGCCACATTGTCAGCTTACAAGAACAACTGCGGCAACAAGCAAGGCTGCCAGTGAGCAACGATAGAGCAGAAAAGTCAGCGACGCTAGAGATCGATGAACCAGTTAAACTGCAACATCAATCGATTTTATGTGTGGGAGGTCGTCCGCATATCGTGCCCATGTACCGTCAATTGATAGAAGGTAGCGGCGCTAATTTCCTGCACCATGATGGCGGCGATGAAGACAATGCCGCGCTCTTGAGCACGAGTCTGGTCGCTGCTGATTTAGTCATTTGCCAGACTGGCTGTGTCAGCCATGCCGCCTATTGGCGTGTCAAGGATCATTGCAAGCGCACCGGGAAACTATGTGTCTTTGTCGATAAACCTAGCGTCAGCAGCATGGCGCGCTGCCTCAAACAACTGCAGATCGACAGTCAAGCTGAAATGGCCGCAACGCTCGCTAGCAAGGAGCGCTGA
- a CDS encoding ATP-binding protein yields MLDFKARPALSRALAKVLPSSLLGRLSVVMVVGVMLTQLLGNFIWATQLRAESEAEAKTAAQHLAHSASAAVRFVLSLPQNYRPLIIQQFREMGGTRFFIHINSAAIALPEFSHQALADIAVRQIDSTIKEDLPAVSQFQIGFAWPDNLVAMDDGTQIADMPENWVRHILLTKPNPAPILVIQAKMDAEHWLYLAALMPNPYFLESGNPLAPDRVLLQALSLAAVLLLSILVVRWTTRPLAALSEAAAAFGNGEHMPALPETGSKEFVKTARAFSAMRERIQRYIEDRERLFVSISHDLRTPIMRLKLRAELLDDDALRAEFHDDLDDLDMMVKGALQCVKDSDIHENPTEIRLDAFIARLVRGAQLAGHEVLFEESGLSLTAKPLALKRAIGNLLDNALHYGKKAEISVTKNETEIEIEIRDHGPGVPEDALLNLFEPYVRLEHGRDQNSNGMGLGLGIAQSIVHAQGGQLVLENHKDGGLRARIIFPYDTSRHLG; encoded by the coding sequence ATGCTTGATTTCAAGGCCAGACCGGCGCTCAGCCGCGCTCTTGCGAAAGTACTGCCATCGTCTTTATTAGGTCGCCTCTCGGTAGTGATGGTGGTCGGCGTGATGTTGACCCAATTACTTGGCAATTTTATCTGGGCCACCCAATTACGTGCTGAATCTGAAGCAGAGGCGAAAACTGCGGCCCAGCATTTAGCGCATAGTGCCTCGGCCGCGGTCAGGTTTGTACTGAGCTTGCCGCAAAATTATCGCCCTCTAATCATTCAGCAATTTCGCGAAATGGGCGGAACCCGGTTTTTTATCCACATCAATAGTGCGGCGATTGCGCTCCCTGAATTTAGTCATCAAGCGTTGGCCGACATCGCGGTGCGGCAAATTGATAGCACGATCAAAGAGGATTTACCGGCGGTCTCACAATTTCAAATCGGCTTTGCCTGGCCGGATAATCTGGTTGCTATGGATGATGGAACGCAGATTGCGGATATGCCAGAAAATTGGGTCAGACACATTTTGCTGACTAAGCCCAACCCCGCACCGATATTGGTGATACAGGCCAAGATGGATGCGGAACATTGGTTGTACCTGGCCGCCCTGATGCCCAATCCTTACTTTTTAGAGAGTGGCAATCCGCTCGCGCCTGATCGGGTTTTGCTACAGGCCTTGTCGCTGGCCGCGGTCTTATTACTTTCTATCCTGGTGGTGCGCTGGACTACCCGGCCATTGGCAGCACTGTCAGAGGCTGCTGCAGCATTTGGAAATGGCGAACACATGCCAGCTTTGCCCGAAACTGGCAGTAAAGAATTCGTCAAAACTGCGCGCGCCTTTAGCGCCATGCGGGAACGGATACAGCGCTATATCGAAGACAGGGAGCGCTTATTTGTATCGATTTCTCACGATTTGCGCACTCCCATCATGCGCTTGAAATTACGCGCAGAATTACTCGATGATGATGCCTTGCGGGCTGAATTTCACGATGATCTGGATGATCTCGACATGATGGTCAAGGGCGCTTTGCAATGCGTGAAAGATAGCGATATTCATGAAAACCCTACCGAAATTCGCCTCGATGCCTTTATCGCCAGACTGGTGCGGGGTGCTCAGTTGGCGGGCCACGAGGTCTTGTTCGAAGAATCGGGATTAAGCTTGACGGCTAAGCCTTTAGCCTTAAAACGGGCGATCGGCAATTTACTCGATAATGCCTTGCACTACGGGAAAAAAGCCGAAATTAGCGTCACGAAAAATGAAACGGAAATAGAAATCGAGATCCGGGATCATGGCCCCGGTGTGCCAGAAGACGCCTTGCTCAACTTATTTGAACCCTACGTCAGGCTGGAGCATGGCAGGGATCAGAACAGTAATGGTATGGGCCTAGGCTTAGGGATCGCACAAAGCATCGTACATGCTCAGGGCGGCCAATTAGTGCTGGAGAATCACAAGGATGGCGGCCTGCGGGCGCGCATTATTTTCCCGTATGATACTTCCAGGCACTTAGGCTAG
- a CDS encoding GNAT family N-acetyltransferase: MIKGSCFHLRHLKKDELPRYTELINHPDSKGDYLPLEVMLPGMVEQRFEEQSRSKETMEIFVMIDDAGSIIGRVFHFKTVPYFNSREIGYGMFAPASRGKGIMSEAVQLLSDYLFNTLLINRLNIHMNVDNIASEKVAIKCGFKMEGIARGAAFSRGKHSDLKMYALLRDEWEQR; this comes from the coding sequence ATGATCAAGGGAAGTTGTTTTCATCTGCGCCATCTCAAAAAAGACGAACTGCCACGGTACACAGAATTAATTAACCATCCAGATAGCAAAGGCGATTATCTTCCTTTGGAAGTGATGTTGCCCGGCATGGTAGAACAGCGATTCGAGGAGCAATCACGCTCCAAAGAAACGATGGAGATCTTTGTAATGATCGATGACGCCGGTAGCATCATCGGTCGTGTATTTCACTTTAAGACTGTGCCATATTTTAATTCTAGGGAAATAGGCTATGGCATGTTTGCACCAGCGTCACGCGGCAAGGGCATCATGAGTGAGGCGGTGCAATTGCTGAGCGATTATCTGTTCAATACCTTGCTGATTAACCGTCTCAACATCCATATGAATGTCGATAATATCGCCTCAGAAAAGGTGGCGATCAAATGCGGTTTTAAGATGGAGGGAATCGCCCGCGGTGCTGCGTTTAGCCGGGGCAAGCATTCCGATCTCAAGATGTATGCTTTGCTGCGCGATGAATGGGAACAGCGCTAA
- the sodC gene encoding superoxide dismutase family protein, producing the protein MKFSLALVLSLASVSVCAESLTLNLIDDKGVVKSAGTVQYEDTPYGLLLTPQLSGIPAGLHGFHIHDKAQCGPAEVDGKVVTGAAAGGHWDPEKTGKHLGPYTDKGHKGDLPALYVNAEGAAIYPVLAPRLKVADVRGHSLMLHAGGDNHDDHPAKLGGGGARMLCGVF; encoded by the coding sequence ATGAAATTTTCCCTCGCTTTAGTTTTGTCGCTAGCCTCTGTTAGTGTGTGCGCCGAGAGTCTGACGCTCAATCTGATTGACGATAAAGGTGTGGTGAAATCGGCTGGTACGGTGCAGTACGAAGATACGCCTTATGGTTTATTGCTGACGCCACAACTGAGCGGAATTCCTGCCGGTTTGCATGGCTTTCATATTCACGACAAAGCGCAATGTGGACCTGCCGAAGTCGATGGTAAAGTGGTCACTGGTGCTGCCGCAGGCGGGCATTGGGATCCTGAAAAAACCGGTAAACATCTGGGGCCATATACCGACAAGGGACATAAGGGCGATTTGCCGGCCTTGTATGTGAATGCCGAGGGTGCTGCGATTTATCCGGTATTGGCGCCGCGCCTGAAGGTGGCGGATGTGCGCGGTCATTCTCTGATGTTGCATGCCGGTGGCGATAATCACGACGATCATCCTGCCAAATTGGGTGGTGGCGGTGCGCGTATGTTATGCGGCGTGTTTTAA
- a CDS encoding YceI family protein: MRLFSSLLIVLLWCVSPVSAGERYKIDPEHSYSSFEYSHWGLSLQRGRFDKNAGFVELDLPGKSGAIGFTIESNSVSTGSELFNTAMRSDSFFDAERYPKISFNSSKLIFDQEQLRQIEGVLTIKDISKNVTIEVTHFACRFMFLYMKQACGANGNTKILRSDFKMGSYAPFVSDEITLYFNVEGIKE; this comes from the coding sequence ATGCGGCTATTTTCTAGCTTATTGATTGTTCTGTTGTGGTGTGTCTCGCCAGTCTCTGCTGGCGAGCGCTATAAAATTGACCCTGAACATAGTTACAGCAGTTTTGAGTATTCACACTGGGGCTTGTCTTTGCAGCGCGGGCGTTTTGATAAAAATGCTGGTTTTGTCGAGTTGGACCTGCCCGGTAAGAGTGGTGCTATCGGGTTCACGATAGAGAGCAATTCGGTCAGTACCGGCTCAGAACTGTTCAACACGGCGATGCGCTCTGATAGTTTTTTTGATGCAGAGCGTTACCCTAAAATTTCGTTTAACTCCAGCAAACTCATTTTCGATCAAGAACAGCTGCGCCAGATCGAAGGCGTGCTGACGATCAAAGATATCAGCAAAAATGTAACGATAGAAGTGACGCATTTTGCCTGTCGATTTATGTTTCTTTACATGAAGCAAGCATGCGGCGCGAATGGCAATACAAAAATTTTGCGTAGCGATTTCAAGATGGGCAGTTACGCCCCCTTCGTAAGCGACGAGATCACTTTGTACTTTAACGTCGAAGGGATTAAGGAATGA
- a CDS encoding TetR/AcrR family transcriptional regulator, translated as MNTPRTNVRQHILDTAKPIILGKGFSVVGLNEVLSAAAVPKGSFYHYFKSKELFGEALLESYFSDYLEYLDKLLNNQALPAAERLMSYWRGWLESQASCDMQGKCLAVKLGGEVSDLSEAMRLALHQGTDQIIDRLAVCIDAAMADGSLSGKIDAHHTAQTLYEMWLGATLLSKMRRDRSAMDGAMLATLSLLNLAK; from the coding sequence ATGAATACTCCACGCACCAATGTCAGACAGCACATACTCGATACCGCCAAGCCCATTATTCTGGGCAAAGGATTTTCTGTGGTTGGTCTCAATGAGGTCTTGAGTGCTGCCGCGGTGCCTAAGGGCTCTTTCTATCATTACTTCAAATCCAAAGAATTATTTGGTGAGGCGCTGTTAGAAAGCTATTTTTCTGACTATCTCGAGTACCTCGATAAGTTACTGAATAATCAGGCGCTACCGGCTGCCGAGCGTTTGATGAGCTATTGGCGCGGTTGGTTAGAATCACAAGCCAGTTGCGACATGCAGGGTAAGTGCCTGGCGGTGAAGTTAGGCGGTGAGGTCTCTGATTTGTCGGAAGCCATGCGCCTGGCCTTGCATCAGGGTACCGATCAGATTATCGATAGGCTGGCGGTTTGTATTGATGCCGCCATGGCGGACGGTTCGCTGAGTGGCAAAATCGACGCCCATCATACGGCGCAGACCTTGTATGAAATGTGGTTGGGCGCGACCTTGTTGAGCAAGATGCGACGCGACCGCAGCGCCATGGATGGCGCCATGCTGGCAACCCTGAGTTTATTGAATTTAGCGAAGTAG
- a CDS encoding spermine/spermidine synthase domain-containing protein, with the protein MQKISHSLPSLFSDPARQTELVRMMRLEALQAKHKGRPFVFDEGNLRYMYFNLKSVQSAMKINAPDELVCGYTRGMMAFLMANPAPQHILMIGLGGGSLLKFCYRHLPDCRITVLEIDADVIALRDQFMVPADDARLQIIHADAIEYLANINANNNANVSQFDVILLDGFSIEGLVQELNSTSFYASCYAALSAQGCLVVNMWGKRKFLLPALTALRTQFEQNVWWCRSLDSYNLLVFCFKSDTTGFTSEMAAKAQQLDQALPLQLEKLNAGMHTLRIQIEAQDQSDVWITEEYEAREMIALSRNLAAIMVTDASLPRNDVEWSLAHQ; encoded by the coding sequence ATGCAAAAAATTAGTCACAGCCTGCCCAGCCTTTTTTCCGATCCAGCACGCCAAACCGAATTGGTACGCATGATGCGTTTAGAGGCTTTGCAGGCTAAGCATAAAGGACGCCCCTTTGTGTTTGATGAAGGTAATTTGCGCTATATGTATTTCAACCTGAAATCGGTACAAAGCGCGATGAAAATCAATGCGCCAGATGAGCTTGTTTGCGGCTACACCCGTGGCATGATGGCTTTTTTAATGGCAAACCCAGCACCGCAGCATATTTTAATGATAGGTTTAGGTGGTGGCTCGCTGCTTAAATTTTGTTATCGCCATCTACCAGATTGCCGCATCACGGTTCTGGAAATCGATGCCGATGTAATTGCCTTGCGCGATCAATTCATGGTACCGGCAGACGACGCCCGCTTACAAATTATCCACGCAGATGCGATTGAATATCTGGCAAACATTAACGCTAACAATAACGCTAACGTAAGCCAGTTCGACGTGATACTGCTCGATGGTTTCAGCATAGAAGGCTTAGTGCAGGAACTAAACAGCACTAGCTTTTACGCGTCCTGCTATGCTGCCCTAAGCGCACAGGGTTGCCTGGTAGTGAATATGTGGGGCAAGCGCAAGTTCTTGCTACCGGCCCTAACAGCTCTACGTACTCAGTTTGAGCAAAACGTCTGGTGGTGCCGCTCCCTGGATAGTTATAACCTGTTGGTATTTTGTTTTAAAAGCGACACGACTGGCTTCACTAGCGAGATGGCTGCCAAGGCACAGCAACTAGATCAGGCGTTACCGCTGCAATTAGAAAAACTCAATGCGGGTATGCATACTTTGCGCATACAAATAGAGGCACAAGATCAATCCGATGTCTGGATTACAGAAGAATACGAAGCCCGGGAGATGATAGCCTTAAGCCGCAATCTGGCCGCCATCATGGTGACCGATGCTAGCTTGCCGCGTAACGACGTCGAGTGGAGTCTGGCGCATCAATAA
- a CDS encoding HDOD domain-containing protein: protein MNAKESEFEFIKGLTAELSSKNLVFPTSLKTTMKIRRALDTPDISTEQVARIVSSEPVLSAQVLKLANSAMFNRTGKKVEELRAATVMLGFGVVRNVAISVGMKQLKDHQASGQSAERMEGLWVRSMRVAALSFVIARNLTKQSPDKAMIAGLLHDVGKFYILNRACLYQDLFSSESTLWDLVDQWHADIGAAILDSWEMSEDIRAAVMDHKLNDHPFTGKANLTDIVSAADFLDAHFVAQSIANLDWDKIPMSLRNLQLDAEKTEKLMMETGQELAAVMQVLA from the coding sequence ATGAACGCCAAAGAATCAGAATTCGAATTTATCAAGGGCTTGACGGCCGAGTTGTCGTCCAAGAACTTGGTGTTTCCTACGTCTTTAAAGACCACGATGAAGATACGGCGTGCGCTTGATACACCAGATATTTCGACTGAGCAGGTGGCGCGCATCGTCAGCTCCGAGCCGGTGTTGTCGGCACAGGTCTTAAAACTGGCCAATTCTGCGATGTTTAATCGCACCGGTAAAAAAGTCGAAGAATTACGTGCTGCCACGGTGATGCTGGGTTTTGGGGTGGTGCGCAATGTGGCTATTTCTGTCGGCATGAAGCAACTCAAGGATCATCAGGCGAGCGGCCAGAGTGCCGAACGCATGGAAGGCCTGTGGGTCAGAAGTATGCGGGTAGCGGCCTTGTCTTTTGTAATCGCCCGTAACCTGACTAAGCAGAGTCCAGACAAAGCCATGATCGCAGGCTTATTGCACGATGTCGGTAAATTTTATATTTTGAACCGCGCCTGTTTGTATCAGGACTTGTTTAGTTCTGAGAGTACTTTATGGGATTTGGTCGATCAATGGCATGCCGATATCGGCGCCGCGATTCTGGATAGTTGGGAAATGTCTGAGGATATACGTGCGGCTGTCATGGATCACAAATTAAACGATCATCCATTTACCGGAAAAGCCAATTTGACCGATATTGTGTCGGCGGCTGATTTTTTAGATGCGCATTTTGTGGCACAGTCGATTGCTAATCTGGACTGGGATAAGATCCCCATGTCGCTTAGAAATCTACAGCTCGATGCGGAGAAGACTGAAAAACTGATGATGGAAACCGGGCAAGAACTCGCTGCGGTGATGCAGGTTTTGGCTTAA
- a CDS encoding cupin domain-containing protein yields MTTPSILTWSEADSGALTEAAIRAHHQPEENFKLYVNAYEAAQQFAVKAGHEFFLYVVTGACKTSVDGHELRLAAGQFVSLAAGSYAFEALGTEALQLVKVFARA; encoded by the coding sequence ATGACAACACCATCCATACTCACCTGGTCTGAGGCAGACTCTGGCGCACTCACAGAGGCAGCGATACGCGCCCACCATCAGCCAGAAGAAAACTTCAAGCTGTATGTCAATGCCTATGAAGCGGCACAACAGTTCGCCGTCAAAGCCGGTCACGAGTTCTTTTTGTATGTAGTGACAGGTGCTTGCAAGACCAGCGTAGACGGTCACGAATTGCGTCTGGCTGCCGGTCAATTCGTCAGTCTGGCTGCTGGCTCTTATGCTTTCGAGGCCTTGGGCACTGAAGCTTTGCAATTGGTAAAAGTATTTGCGCGTGCCTAA
- a CDS encoding class I SAM-dependent methyltransferase: MKQIFVAIAIAAGFSQLAVADDGLKAAIAGAQRSPANVSRDVARHPYETLSFFGIKPGMTVVELSPGGGWYTEILAPYLRKDGKLIAANFDPASSSDYASKNSLRFKQKLDASPAVFDKVELGIFEPPSKLSYAPKNSADMVLTFRNIHNWVGNGEPSMKALFQSVFETLKPGGVFGVVEHRLPATKAAGGASSEGYVHEAYVIKLAESVGLKLAAKSEVNANPKDTAEHENGVWALPPVLANKDKDKAAYLAIGESDRMTLKFVKP, translated from the coding sequence ATGAAACAAATATTCGTAGCGATTGCCATTGCCGCAGGTTTTAGCCAGCTCGCCGTGGCCGATGATGGACTCAAGGCGGCAATTGCAGGCGCGCAACGCAGCCCGGCCAATGTCAGTCGTGATGTGGCACGTCACCCTTATGAAACCCTGAGTTTTTTCGGTATTAAACCAGGTATGACGGTGGTTGAGTTGTCCCCCGGCGGAGGTTGGTACACAGAAATTCTGGCACCGTATCTGCGTAAGGATGGCAAGCTGATCGCTGCCAATTTTGATCCGGCATCGAGTAGTGACTATGCGAGTAAAAATAGTCTGCGCTTTAAACAAAAACTTGATGCCAGTCCTGCCGTCTTCGATAAAGTCGAATTAGGTATTTTCGAGCCGCCAAGTAAGCTTAGCTATGCACCGAAAAACAGTGCCGACATGGTGCTCACTTTCCGCAATATCCATAATTGGGTGGGCAATGGCGAACCAAGTATGAAGGCTTTATTTCAAAGCGTGTTCGAGACCTTAAAACCGGGTGGGGTGTTTGGCGTGGTTGAACATCGACTCCCGGCCACAAAAGCTGCCGGTGGCGCAAGTAGCGAAGGCTATGTGCACGAGGCCTATGTGATTAAACTGGCTGAAAGTGTGGGTTTGAAATTGGCCGCAAAATCGGAAGTCAATGCCAACCCTAAAGATACGGCTGAGCATGAAAACGGCGTCTGGGCCTTGCCGCCGGTGTTGGCGAATAAGGACAAAGATAAGGCGGCCTATCTGGCGATAGGTGAAAGTGATAGGATGACTTTGAAATTTGTAAAGCCTTAA
- a CDS encoding type 2 periplasmic-binding domain-containing protein has product MKRIAPLIFSLCFSLIGTPARADTVIKLCYEDSSVYPWITGENKGLVISELHMVERDLNITFEFLRLPWKRCLQEVRLGNIQAAIAASFNKERASWGSYPLNPDASLNQDLRLHTDSFYFYRRIDSPIRWANNTLQNLGTQVIGAQLGYSVAKYLEDSAYPIKYLPNSEDLFKLLEKGLLQIALLQNHEAMKVMRNNPALEKTVVKESEAVKVADQYLLFNTAYYLKEEKLVTSIWQAIARARKSKKYQEEESLMLNEELKAKP; this is encoded by the coding sequence TTGAAACGTATTGCTCCCCTGATTTTTAGTCTCTGCTTTAGCCTCATCGGGACTCCGGCGCGCGCCGACACTGTCATCAAACTGTGCTATGAAGATAGTTCAGTTTATCCTTGGATCACAGGCGAAAACAAGGGCTTGGTAATTTCGGAATTACACATGGTTGAGAGAGATCTCAACATCACTTTCGAATTCTTACGTCTGCCATGGAAGCGCTGCCTGCAAGAGGTGCGACTAGGTAATATACAGGCCGCGATCGCCGCCAGTTTCAACAAGGAGAGAGCCAGTTGGGGCAGTTACCCGCTCAATCCAGATGCATCCTTAAATCAAGATTTGCGACTACATACCGATAGCTTCTATTTTTATAGGCGCATCGACAGCCCTATCCGATGGGCCAACAATACCTTGCAAAATCTGGGGACTCAGGTGATCGGTGCGCAACTAGGCTATAGCGTGGCCAAGTACTTAGAAGATAGTGCTTACCCTATCAAGTACCTGCCAAATAGCGAGGATTTATTCAAGCTCTTAGAAAAAGGCTTGCTACAGATAGCCCTATTGCAAAATCATGAAGCAATGAAAGTCATGCGCAACAACCCGGCACTAGAAAAAACTGTCGTAAAAGAAAGCGAGGCGGTCAAAGTTGCTGACCAATATCTACTCTTCAACACCGCCTACTATCTAAAAGAGGAGAAACTGGTCACTAGCATATGGCAAGCCATCGCCAGAGCCAGGAAAAGTAAAAAATATCAGGAAGAAGAGTCACTGATGCTCAATGAAGAACTCAAGGCAAAACCCTAA
- a CDS encoding DUF6969 family protein: protein MRLPLVLTSAPDWSTLSAAQLKLCYRAATRLVNSMQDLAERDCQVVQAIIAKQDFIEWQHYPENDVRDNQHASQYFYHAHPGLQRPFAEHGHFHLFVHAEELGMRRANPRYSAAPAHLLAVSMNALGVPSGFFLVNRWVTKGPWLNYADCVAGLEQFQIKTRQSNPQLKRINQFLQALITLYRAPILALLQQRDQIMQNLCSTRDRRSVFADQSIEVLCYHPISLMDDIAALELALEQSS from the coding sequence ATGCGACTGCCCTTAGTCTTAACATCTGCGCCCGATTGGAGCACGCTGAGCGCCGCGCAGCTCAAACTGTGCTACCGCGCCGCCACCCGACTGGTGAACAGCATGCAGGATCTGGCCGAGCGAGATTGTCAGGTGGTTCAGGCTATCATCGCCAAACAAGACTTTATCGAGTGGCAGCATTATCCCGAGAATGATGTGCGCGACAATCAGCACGCCTCGCAGTATTTCTATCATGCTCATCCGGGGCTGCAACGGCCATTTGCCGAACATGGACATTTCCATTTATTTGTCCACGCAGAAGAGTTGGGCATGCGCCGCGCCAATCCGCGCTACTCAGCTGCCCCGGCCCATCTGTTGGCGGTATCGATGAATGCCCTAGGCGTACCTAGTGGTTTTTTTCTGGTGAACCGCTGGGTCACCAAGGGCCCATGGCTCAATTACGCCGACTGCGTGGCTGGCCTTGAGCAGTTTCAAATTAAAACCAGACAGAGCAATCCACAACTCAAGCGGATTAATCAGTTTTTACAAGCGCTCATCACTCTGTATCGCGCCCCGATACTGGCACTCTTGCAGCAACGTGATCAGATCATGCAAAACCTTTGCTCAACCCGCGATAGGCGCAGTGTTTTTGCCGATCAGAGCATAGAAGTCCTGTGCTATCACCCGATTAGCCTGATGGACGATATCGCAGCACTTGAACTAGCCCTTGAGCAAAGCAGTTAA